From Polynucleobacter difficilis, a single genomic window includes:
- the ubiE gene encoding bifunctional demethylmenaquinone methyltransferase/2-methoxy-6-polyprenyl-1,4-benzoquinol methylase UbiE, giving the protein MNKTHFGYQTVDEAEKAGKVADVFHSVAHKYDVMNDLMSFGLHRIWKKLTIARAQVRPGQKVLDIAGGTGDLACAFAKAAGWAKHPDAEVWLSDINASMLGVGRDRLLDQGMSLPCVQFDAESIPFPSNHFDVVTVAFGLRNMTHKERALAEMLRVIKPGGRVLVLEFSKPDAMLQPVYDVYSFKVLPWLGEKIAQDAESYRYLAESIRMHPDAETLKNMMLEAGFDAVDTHRLTGGIVALHIGIKY; this is encoded by the coding sequence ATGAATAAAACCCATTTTGGTTACCAAACGGTAGACGAGGCAGAAAAAGCAGGCAAGGTTGCTGATGTCTTTCACTCCGTAGCACATAAATACGACGTGATGAATGACTTGATGTCATTCGGCCTGCACCGCATTTGGAAAAAACTCACGATCGCTCGGGCGCAGGTTCGCCCGGGTCAAAAAGTTCTTGATATTGCGGGTGGCACTGGCGATCTGGCTTGTGCATTTGCAAAGGCTGCTGGGTGGGCCAAACACCCTGATGCCGAGGTTTGGCTTAGTGATATCAATGCATCGATGTTGGGGGTCGGGCGCGATCGATTACTAGACCAGGGCATGTCTTTGCCCTGCGTGCAATTTGACGCCGAGTCGATTCCATTTCCAAGCAATCACTTTGATGTGGTCACGGTTGCCTTTGGGCTTCGTAATATGACCCACAAAGAACGCGCACTCGCTGAAATGCTGCGCGTGATCAAACCAGGCGGGCGGGTGTTGGTGTTGGAGTTTTCCAAGCCCGATGCCATGCTCCAGCCGGTTTACGATGTTTATTCTTTCAAGGTGCTGCCATGGTTGGGTGAAAAAATTGCCCAAGATGCTGAAAGTTATCGGTATTTGGCTGAATCGATCCGGATGCACCCGGACGCAGAAACCTTGAAAAATATGATGCTAGAGGCCGGTTTTGATGCTGTTGATACCCATAGATTAACCGGGGGTATCGTTGCGCTTCATATTGGTATTAAATACTAA
- a CDS encoding gamma-butyrobetaine hydroxylase-like domain-containing protein, with protein MIPTNVVMHQQSKVLELSYENGNSYRLPFEFLRVLSPSAEVRGHGPGQETLQTGKRDVGINELEPVGHYAIRPMFSDGHDSGLFSWEYLFFLCENQDALWNDYLDKLKQAGASRDVASAPTGHEGHSCGH; from the coding sequence ATGATTCCAACAAATGTAGTGATGCATCAGCAATCCAAGGTATTGGAACTGAGTTACGAGAACGGTAATTCATATCGCCTGCCTTTTGAATTCTTACGCGTGTTATCGCCCTCAGCAGAAGTTCGAGGCCACGGCCCTGGTCAAGAGACTCTGCAGACCGGCAAACGCGATGTCGGGATTAATGAGCTGGAGCCAGTAGGCCACTATGCGATTCGCCCGATGTTCTCAGATGGACACGATTCCGGCTTGTTTTCATGGGAGTACTTATTTTTTCTCTGCGAAAACCAAGACGCTTTATGGAACGATTACCTCGATAAGCTAAAGCAAGCAGGCGCAAGCCGCGATGTCGCCAGTGCGCCAACTGGGCATGAAGGCCATTCTTGCGGCCACTAA